The following are encoded in a window of Syntrophorhabdaceae bacterium genomic DNA:
- a CDS encoding DUF853 family protein, producing MRIRWINPVAMTAISLAAAFLSPLAAFCVFGAGLVLQMMASANSPGPVFTRSEGEAAIFLGKDHYGIPVMLPIHEITRHGMLIGTTGSGKTTAIRSIADSIMRLGGGFCFIDGKSDVTDTYEVLYEIIEGCDRVEDLLVLNFLNPSQSHTFNFMTYGDADFLAEIMTGFLKQAEGDQVYWQERGKILMKAVLAQLVYRRDHPEVFGEYVLTPSEVRRHLSFDELLLLEADERYPVNDCGQPVKARLRALLGDLPGWEEYRTRGQGRMSPAAGEALRQYGFFVQQWGAPLDLLAGTFNRIFDTDAPEIDMVDVVSNSRILVVLLPSLSYSISTLQALGRLTLNAFKIALTTALGTRVEGNYEEIRRDVRRRRPSIPFTLIADEYGSYAVEGFDTILAQGRSLGFGVIISVQELASLFKASETDAKRLIGNTNYKIVMKVEDTDTAKFLGERAGESFFMMPNIRNDSTMMESLGNWDGTYAFQKGSRIEMRDLAGLRVGEGYIFAGDEVRRFRTRYIPPRGDVKELRLMKYVKRTAGDSSNGPGPTDRRCQNTGRTG from the coding sequence TTGAGGATCCGATGGATCAACCCTGTGGCAATGACGGCAATTTCCCTTGCCGCGGCCTTTCTGAGCCCCCTTGCGGCATTCTGCGTTTTCGGTGCCGGGCTCGTGCTTCAAATGATGGCATCGGCCAATTCACCCGGCCCCGTTTTCACGCGCAGCGAGGGTGAGGCCGCCATATTCCTCGGAAAAGACCACTACGGAATTCCTGTCATGCTGCCCATTCACGAGATCACCCGTCACGGTATGCTCATCGGTACGACGGGTTCCGGGAAGACAACGGCCATAAGGAGCATTGCCGATTCCATCATGAGACTCGGCGGAGGGTTCTGTTTCATCGATGGCAAATCGGATGTTACCGACACCTATGAGGTCCTCTACGAGATCATCGAAGGATGCGACCGCGTGGAGGACTTGCTTGTACTAAATTTCCTCAATCCGTCGCAGTCGCACACCTTCAATTTCATGACATACGGCGATGCCGATTTCCTCGCCGAGATCATGACGGGTTTCTTGAAGCAGGCGGAGGGAGACCAGGTCTACTGGCAGGAGAGAGGCAAGATCCTGATGAAGGCTGTTCTTGCGCAGCTTGTTTACAGGAGGGACCACCCGGAGGTCTTCGGGGAATATGTTCTTACGCCGTCGGAGGTGCGAAGGCATCTTTCTTTCGATGAACTCCTCTTGCTCGAGGCGGACGAACGATATCCCGTGAATGACTGCGGGCAGCCGGTGAAAGCCCGCCTGAGGGCATTGCTCGGGGACCTGCCCGGCTGGGAGGAGTACCGCACGAGAGGTCAGGGCAGAATGTCACCGGCGGCCGGGGAGGCACTCAGGCAATACGGATTTTTTGTTCAGCAGTGGGGAGCCCCTCTTGACCTTCTCGCCGGGACGTTCAACAGGATCTTTGATACCGATGCGCCGGAGATCGACATGGTCGATGTGGTTTCCAATAGCCGCATCCTCGTCGTTCTCCTTCCCTCACTATCATATTCGATATCGACCCTTCAGGCGCTGGGAAGACTCACCCTCAATGCATTCAAGATCGCCCTGACGACAGCGCTCGGGACGAGAGTGGAAGGGAATTACGAAGAGATACGGCGTGATGTCCGCCGCCGCCGCCCGTCAATCCCGTTCACCCTTATCGCAGACGAATACGGGTCGTACGCGGTGGAGGGTTTCGATACCATCCTTGCCCAGGGGCGCTCCCTGGGTTTCGGAGTCATCATATCCGTTCAGGAACTTGCGTCGCTCTTCAAGGCGTCGGAGACGGACGCGAAACGGCTCATCGGCAACACCAATTACAAGATCGTCATGAAGGTGGAGGACACGGACACGGCGAAATTCCTCGGGGAGCGGGCAGGCGAATCCTTCTTCATGATGCCCAATATTCGGAACGACAGCACGATGATGGAGAGCCTCGGCAACTGGGACGGCACCTATGCCTTTCAAAAAGGCAGCCGCATAGAGATGAGAGATCTGGCGGGTCTCAGGGTAGGTGAAGGATACATCTTTGCCGGGGATGAAGTGAGGCGGTTCAGAACGCGCTACATTCCCCCCAGGGGCGATGTGAAGGAATTGAGGCTGATGAAATACGTGAAAAGGACGGCGGGGGACAGCTCAAACGGGCCTGGACCTACAGACCGGCGTTGCCAGAATACAGGCCGCACCGGGTGA